A window of Rhizobium lusitanum genomic DNA:
AAAGGCGTTCGTATCTAAGACGGGCGAGTTCGCCGAATTTGTCCTGCGTCCAGGCAAGCATATCGAGGATGTCGGCTTGCGCCGACGTGGAAATACGGAATGCGGGCATGAGTTACCGGGACATATTCTTGACGCGCTGGCCAGCTTGCCGTCCGAGCCCAGTGATAAACCCTTCGAGTTCGTCGTCATTCACATCAGCGAAGCGGCCGCCCTCGATATCCGAGAACCCAACGCGAGCTGCTTCGCGTAAAGATTCCAGCTTGGCGACGTCAAGGGCATCGCGCTGCTCGACCAGCCGCAAGCCGTCGCGTAGAACCTCACTCGCGTTCT
This region includes:
- a CDS encoding type II toxin-antitoxin system ParD family antitoxin, producing MPTRNVVLTEYHEAVIDKLVKSGRYQNASEVLRDGLRLVEQRDALDVAKLESLREAARVGFSDIEGGRFADVNDDELEGFITGLGRQAGQRVKNMSR